The uncultured Desulfovibrio sp. region CAGCAAGTACGAGCTGGATCAGGCGCAGGGCATTGTGGCGGAGCAGATCATCCGCCCCACGGGCCTTGTGGATCCTGTTGTGGAAGTACGCCCCACCAAGGGCCAGATGGAAAATCTGCTTGGCGAATGCCGGGGCAAGGTAACGCTGGGCGAGAGGGTGCTTGTCACCACACTTACCAAACGCATGGCGGAAGATCTCACAGAATACTGCTGCAACATGGGCGTGCGGGCGCGCTACCTGCATTCGGACATTGATACGCTCGAGCGCATGCAGATTATCCGCGCGTTGCGGCTTGGGGAATTTGACGTGCTGGTGGGCATCAACCTGCTGCGCGAGGGGCTGGACATCCCCGAAGTGTCGCTTGTGTGCATTCTGGATGCGGACAAGGAGGGCTTTTTGCGCTCCACGGGCTCGCTTATCCAGACCTTTGGCCGCGCCGCGCGCAACGCGCAGGGCAAGGTGATACTGTATGCGGACAAGATCACCGATTCCATGCGCGCCGCCATGGGCGAAACCGAGCGCCGCCGCGCCAGACAGTCGGCCTACAATGAAGAGCACGGCATCACGCCCACCAGCACCCGCAAATCGCTTGAATCGCCACTGGATAGCCTGTATGTGGAAGATGGCGGCGGGCGCGGGCGCGGCAAGGGTAAGGGCAAACAGCGCGAGCCAGACGCAGTGCCACTGACAGCCGAGGATGTTGCCATTCTTGTTGTCAAGCTTGAAAAGGAAATGCGTCAGGCGGCCCGCGATCTGGAATTTGAACAGGCCGCAGAGCTGCGTGACCGCATCCGCATTTTGCGGGCCAGACTTATCGCCATGCCCGAATAGACGGGGACGTTTGCCCCTGTGTGCAGTGCCGCCGCAAAGCCCGGAAGCCAAACAAGGGCGCGGCGGCTGACCATCAGAAAGGTTTTTTCATGTCGCAGAATTCACGCAATGGCAGGCAGGAGCAGAACAGCCTCTTTGCCACTGGCCCCGCTGGCGGCCCCAGCAGCGAGGAGCGCAACCGCGCCCGCTGGCTGATCGCCGAACTGGAGCGCCACAATTATCTGTACCACACGCAGGATGCGCCGGAAATTTCGGACGACCAGTTTGACGCGCTGTTTCATGAGCTGGCCGCGCTGGAAGACCGCTGGCCGGAGCTGCGCTCTGCCCATTCACCCACCTTGCGTGTGGGCGGCAAGCTGCTGGACGGTCTTGCCAAAAAAAGCCACAGCCGCCAGATGTACGGTCTAGACAACGTCTTTTCTGTCGAAGAGTGGCGCGATTTTGTGGAGCGTATGCGCCGTGCATGGGATACGGAAGTCAACGGCCCTCTGCCGCAAGCCTTCTGGTGTGACCCGAAGCTTGACGGCCTCGCGCTGGAAATCATCTATGTGAACGGCGAGTTGCAGGAGGCCCTGACGCGCGGCGACGGCGAGGTGGGCGAAGTCGTCACCGAGGCCGTGCGTACCATCCGCACCGTGCCTCTGCGTCTCAGGGGCGAAGGGCCGTTTCCTGCGCGGCTTGAAGTGCGCGGCGAAGTGGTGATGTTTAAAAAAGATTTTGACGCTCTCAACGCCCGGCAGGAATCGCTGGGGCAAAAGACCTTTGCCAATCCGCGCAATGCCGCCGCCGGGACCCTGCGCCAGCTCGATATTTCGGTTACTGAATCCCGCCCCCTGCGTTTTCTGGCTTATAGTCTGGGCGATGCGCAGTGGGCCCCGGCGCAGCCCTGCCGCCTGCATTCGGAGTTGATGGCCCGCCTCAAGGAATACGGCTTTCTTACCCCGCCAAACGGCAAGCTCTGCGCGAACCCGCAGGATGTTGAAGAATATGTGAACTGGGTGCGCGAAAACAGGCCGGAATTTGCCATGGAAATTGACGGTGCCGTGGCAAAGCAGAATGACCTTGAAGCGCAGGAAGCACTCGGCTTTACGGCACGCGCGCCGCGTTTTGCCGTGGCCTTCAAGTTCCCTGCCATGCAGGCGCAGACCCTGCTTGAGGGCATAGAAATTCAGGTGGGCCGCACAGGGGCACTTACGCCTGTGGCCACACTTGCTCCTGTGGCTGTGGGCGGGGTAATGGTTTCGCGCGCAACCCTGCATAATGAGGATGAAATCCGCGCGCGCGACGTGCGCGTGGGCGATACCGTTATTGTGCAGCGCGCGGGCGATGTTATCCCCGAAGTGGTCGGCCCGGTGCTGGATAAAAGGCCTGCGGGCGCTGAACCCTATCAGTTCCCCCGCACGTGCCCGGCCTGTGGGCAGCCCGTGTACCGCGAAGAAGGCGAAGCTGCCTGGCGGTGCGAAAATCTGGCTTGCCCCGCTATCCGGCTGCGCTCAATAACTCATTTTGTTTCCAAGGCCGGGCTTGATATTCAGGGCGTGGGGCAAAAGTGGATCGAGCAGCTTGTGACCAGCGGGCGTGTGCAGTCGCCAGCCGATCTGTTCAGCCTCACCGTGCAGGATCTGCTGGGTTTTGAACGCATGGGCGAGGTGCTGGCGCAAAAGTTTGTGGATTCGCTGGAAAACGCCTGCCACACCGCCACCCTGCAAAGGCTCATCAGCGC contains the following coding sequences:
- the ligA gene encoding NAD-dependent DNA ligase LigA, producing MSQNSRNGRQEQNSLFATGPAGGPSSEERNRARWLIAELERHNYLYHTQDAPEISDDQFDALFHELAALEDRWPELRSAHSPTLRVGGKLLDGLAKKSHSRQMYGLDNVFSVEEWRDFVERMRRAWDTEVNGPLPQAFWCDPKLDGLALEIIYVNGELQEALTRGDGEVGEVVTEAVRTIRTVPLRLRGEGPFPARLEVRGEVVMFKKDFDALNARQESLGQKTFANPRNAAAGTLRQLDISVTESRPLRFLAYSLGDAQWAPAQPCRLHSELMARLKEYGFLTPPNGKLCANPQDVEEYVNWVRENRPEFAMEIDGAVAKQNDLEAQEALGFTARAPRFAVAFKFPAMQAQTLLEGIEIQVGRTGALTPVATLAPVAVGGVMVSRATLHNEDEIRARDVRVGDTVIVQRAGDVIPEVVGPVLDKRPAGAEPYQFPRTCPACGQPVYREEGEAAWRCENLACPAIRLRSITHFVSKAGLDIQGVGQKWIEQLVTSGRVQSPADLFSLTVQDLLGFERMGEVLAQKFVDSLENACHTATLQRLISALGIRHVGEQTARTLAARFADLDELENATVESLLALPDVGPEVASSIRNFFDSPANREQLARLKEKGPWPKGADSAQGAQTLVEGPLAGKTILFTGTISVPRGTAQKWAEAAGAVPLGAVSKKLDYLVAGEKAGSKLDKARSLGVTVLDETEFRNLLRESGIEPE